A single Primulina eburnea isolate SZY01 chromosome 11, ASM2296580v1, whole genome shotgun sequence DNA region contains:
- the LOC140805236 gene encoding LOW QUALITY PROTEIN: probable sulfate transporter 3.4 (The sequence of the model RefSeq protein was modified relative to this genomic sequence to represent the inferred CDS: deleted 1 base in 1 codon) translates to MGLNSNRIEHFSDLEAPPPLVQETTSPSVPSKPPPPLEVHRVCLPPPRTTVQKLQHRLSEILFPDDPLHKFKDQAWHRKLLLGLQSLFPIFKWAPGYSFQLLKSDVVSGLTIGSLAIPQGISYAKLANLPPIIGLYSSFVPPLIYSVLGSSRHLAVGPVSIASLVMGTMLSEAVSYNEEPILYLQLAFTATFFAGLFQSSLGFLRLGFVIDFLSKATLVGFMAGAAVIVSLQQLKGMLGIVHFTAKMQLIPVFSSVFHHKNEWSWQTIVMGVAFLVLLLTARQISMRKPKLFWLSAAAPLASVILSTILVVCIKSKAQQIKTIGHLPKGLNPLSLNMLFFRGSHLALAVKTGLITGILSLTEGIAVGRTFASLKNYQVDGNQEMVAIGLMNMAGSCTSCYVTTGSFSRSAINYNAGAQTVVSNVIMASAVLVTLLFLMPLFHYTPNLILAAIIITAVIGLIDYEAAFRLWKVDKLDFMACMCSFLGVLFISVPAGLTIAVGVSVFKILLHVTRPNTVALGEIPGTQIYQNLSRYREAARVPCFLILALEAPIYFANMTYLQERILKWIREEEEWLALNNKSNMKCVILDMTAVTAIDTSGIDMINELRNILDKRSLKLVLVNPVGSVVEKLHQSNVLTSFEMEGLYLTVAEAVVDISSSWKS, encoded by the exons ATGGGCTTAAATTCAAACAGAATCGAACATTTTTCAGACCTCGAAGCCCCACCACCTTTGGTGCAAGAAACCACCAGCCCCAGCGTCCCTTCGAAGCCACCACCACCGCTGGAAGTGCACAGAGTGTGCCTGCCACCGCCCAGAACCACCGTGCAGAAACTCCAGCACCGCCTGTCGGAGATCTTATTCCCAGACGACCCACTTCATAAGTTCAAGGATCAAGCGTGGCACAGGAAGTTGCTTCTGGGGCTGCAGTCTCTGTTTCCCATCTTTAAGTGGGCACCTGGCTATAGTTTCCAACTGCTCAAATCGGATGTTGTTTCTGGCCTCACTATCGGAAGCCTTGCGATTCCACAG GGTATTAGTTATGCGAAGCTAGCAAATTTGCCACCCATCATTGGGCTAT ATTCGAGTTTCGTGCCGCCTCTGATATATTCAGTTCTTGGGAGTTCTCGACATCTTGCTGTTGGTCCGGTCTCGATAGCTTCTCTTGTAATGGGAACGATGCTTAGTGAAGCTGTTTCTTACAATGAAGAACCAATTCTTTATCTTCAACTGGCCTTCACTGCAACTTTTTTCGCAGGGCTATTCCAGTCGTCTCTTGGTTTTCTCAG ATTAGGATTCGTTATAGATTTCCTTTCCAAGGCGACTTTAGTTGGCTTCATGGCTGGTGCAGCAGTCATTGTTTCTTTGCAACAGCTAAAAGGGATGCTTGGAATAGTCCATTTTACAGCAAAAATGCAGCTCATTCCCGTTTTTTCATCTGTTTTCCATCACAAGAATGAG TGGTCTTGGCAGACCATTGTTATGGGGGTGGCTTTTCTGGTCTTGTTATTGACTGCAAGACAAATT AGCATGAGAAAACcaaaattattttggttatcggCAGCTGCACCATTAGCATCCGTCATACTATCAACCATACTGGTCGTCTGCATTAAATCTAAAGCTCAACAGATCAAAACG ATTGGTCACTTGCCTAAGGGTCTGAATCCACTTTCTTTAAACATGTTATTCTTTCGTGGCTCTCATCTGGCTCTTGCCGTCAAAACTGGACTTATAACTGGGATATTGTCTCTGACG GAAGGGATTGCAGTGGGAAGAACATTTGCTTCTTTAAAAAACTACCAAGTAGATGGGAATCAAGAAATGGTGGCCATAGGCCTAATGAACATGGCAGGTTCGTGCACTTCGTGCTATGTTACCACCG GATCATTTTCGAGATCTGCAATAAACTACAATGCTGGGGCACAAACTGTAGTGTCCAACGTAATAATGGCCAGTGCCGTGCTAGTGACTCTGCTATTTCTCATGCCACTGTTCCATTACACTCCTAATCTCATTTTAGCAGCAATTATCATAACTGCTGTTATAGGACTAATAGATTACGAGGCTGCCTTTCGCCTCTGGAAAGTCGACAAACTCGATTTCATGGCTTGCATGTGCTCGTTTCTTGGTGTTTTATTCATCTCAGTACCTGCTGGTCTCACTATAGCA GTTGGAGTCTCGGTTTTCAAGATATTGTTGCATGTGACACGGCCAAACACGGTGGCTCTAGGGGAAATTCCTGGGactcaaatatatcaaaacctTAGCAGATACAGAGAAGCTGCGAGAGTTCCTTGTTTTCTTATCCTT GCGCTGGAGGCTCCTATTTACTTCGCGAACATGACCTACCTACAGGAAAG GATATTGAAATGGATTAGAGAAGAAGAAGAGTGGTTAGCATTGAACAACAAAAGCAATATGAAATGTGTGATTCTTGATATGACGG CTGTTACAGCAATCGACACGAGTGGTATCGACATGATCAACGAACTCAGAAATATACTCGATAAACGGTCACTTAAG CTCGTGCTCGTGAACCCTGTCGGGAGTGTAGTTGAAAAGTTGCATCAATCAAATGTTTTGACTTCATTCGAGATGGAAGGACTTTACCTGACAGTTGCAGAAGCAGTTGTTGATATTTCTTCTTCATGGAAATCATAA